The Manihot esculenta cultivar AM560-2 chromosome 1, M.esculenta_v8, whole genome shotgun sequence genome has a window encoding:
- the LOC110610955 gene encoding bet1-like SNARE 1-1 isoform X3, which produces MNSRRDLRTNRAALFDGIEEGGIRASSSYSHEIDEQDNERGMDGLQDRVNLLKRLSGDIHEEVETHNRMLDRMGNDMDSSRGVLSGTMDRFKMVINQR; this is translated from the exons ATGAATTCCAGGAG AGATCTCCGTACCAACAGAGCTGCTCTTTTTGATGGCATTGAAGAGGGTGGCATAAGGGCCTCATCTTCATACTCTCATGAAATTGATGAACAAGATAATGAAAGAGGTATGGATGGATTGCAAGACCGAGTCAATCTTCTGAAGAGA TTGTCAGGTGATATACACGAGGAGGTGGAGACTCATAATCGCATGCTGGACAGAATG GGTAATGACATGGATTCATCTAGGGGAGTCCTATCAGGAACCATGGATCGATTTAAGATG GTAATCAATCAAAGATGA
- the LOC110610955 gene encoding bet1-like SNARE 1-1 isoform X1 has protein sequence MNSRRDLRTNRAALFDGIEEGGIRASSSYSHEIDEQDNERGMDGLQDRVNLLKRLSGDIHEEVETHNRMLDRMGNDMDSSRGVLSGTMDRFKMVFETKSSRRMFTLVASFVVIFLIVYYLTR, from the exons ATGAATTCCAGGAG AGATCTCCGTACCAACAGAGCTGCTCTTTTTGATGGCATTGAAGAGGGTGGCATAAGGGCCTCATCTTCATACTCTCATGAAATTGATGAACAAGATAATGAAAGAGGTATGGATGGATTGCAAGACCGAGTCAATCTTCTGAAGAGA TTGTCAGGTGATATACACGAGGAGGTGGAGACTCATAATCGCATGCTGGACAGAATG GGTAATGACATGGATTCATCTAGGGGAGTCCTATCAGGAACCATGGATCGATTTAAGATG GTTTTTGAAACGAAATCAAGTCGGAGAATGTTTACCCTTGTGGCGTCCTTTGTTGTGATATTCCTTATTGTATACTATCTGACTAGGTAA
- the LOC110610955 gene encoding bet1-like SNARE 1-1 isoform X2, which produces MMKKDLRTNRAALFDGIEEGGIRASSSYSHEIDEQDNERGMDGLQDRVNLLKRLSGDIHEEVETHNRMLDRMGNDMDSSRGVLSGTMDRFKMVFETKSSRRMFTLVASFVVIFLIVYYLTR; this is translated from the exons ATGATGAAGAA AGATCTCCGTACCAACAGAGCTGCTCTTTTTGATGGCATTGAAGAGGGTGGCATAAGGGCCTCATCTTCATACTCTCATGAAATTGATGAACAAGATAATGAAAGAGGTATGGATGGATTGCAAGACCGAGTCAATCTTCTGAAGAGA TTGTCAGGTGATATACACGAGGAGGTGGAGACTCATAATCGCATGCTGGACAGAATG GGTAATGACATGGATTCATCTAGGGGAGTCCTATCAGGAACCATGGATCGATTTAAGATG GTTTTTGAAACGAAATCAAGTCGGAGAATGTTTACCCTTGTGGCGTCCTTTGTTGTGATATTCCTTATTGTATACTATCTGACTAGGTAA
- the LOC110629569 gene encoding transcriptional regulator SUPERMAN produces the protein MEPHLHDGGETDRSEQANDDDAGTGRSYECVFCKRGFNTAQALGGHMNIHRKDRAKPRPSSVPSISSRVDDDYYASLRGYPPIQSYPPHYSTAHHHPHNEVLINYQTFFPSASTWGFRSPHGDDLYAHTPQLLNSFEEDWRRNLNLQIAPSHVDDNKGKTEDCSESDELDLELRLGHDP, from the coding sequence ATGGAACCACACCTTCACGACGGAGGAGAAACCGACCGATCGGAGCAGGCCAATGATGACGACGCCGGCACAGGTCGCTCTTATGAGTGTGTGTTTTGCAAGAGAGGCTTCAATACAGCACAGGCTTTGGGTGGCCACATGAATATTCATCGGAAAGATAGAGCCAAGCCAAGGCCTAGTTCAGTTCCTTCAATTTCCAGCAGAGTAGATGACGATTATTATGCAAGTTTAAGAGGCTACCCTCCAATTCAAAGCTACCCACCTCACTATTCAACGGCTCATCATCATCCTCATAACGAGGTACTTATAAATTATCAAACATTTTTTCCATCAGCATCTACATGGGGTTTTAGATCCCCACATGGCGACGATTTGTATGCGCACACCCCTCAGCTTTTGAATTCTTTCGAGGAGGATTGGCGAAGGAATCTAAACCTGCAAATTGCTCCATCTCATGTAGATGATAATAAGGGAAAAACAGAAGACTGCAGTGAATCAGACGAGTTAGATTTGGAGTTGAGACTTGGTCATGAtccataa
- the LOC110617404 gene encoding transcriptional regulator SUPERMAN, with the protein MERTCLGSEGDNSSGFLWPQRNYTCSFCKRQFNSAQALGGHMNVHRRDRAMLIHLPSWVFDECPNPKPNLSSSSSLPSPRSTSTKLASSCPCTHHPLLSPTATSFSSSPSYQEKASTALECPQRYCSTPLSEALTKKKKKRSIRAVVEVEEIKKGFAQKCELEVLKKSEVISLELEIGCKDPKEVLDLELRLGCF; encoded by the coding sequence ATGGAGAGAACCTGCTTGGGTAGTGAAGGAGACAATTCAAGTGGCTTTTTATGGCCTCAAAGAAACTACACATGCAGCTTCTGCAAAAGGCAGTTCAACTCAGCTCAAGCTCTTGGAGGTCACATGAACGTCCACAGGAGAGACAGAGCCATGTTGATACATCTACCTtcatgggtttttgatgaatgTCCAAACCCTAAACCTAatctttcttcctcttcttctttacCTTCACCTCGTAGTACTTCAACTAAGTTGGCGTCGTCATGCCCTTGTACTCACCATCCCTTGCTTTCTCCAACGGCcacttctttctcttcttcaccATCTTACCAGGAGAAGGCTTCCACTGCACTTGAATGTCCTCAACGCTACTGTTCTACTCCTCTGAGTGAAGCTCtaacgaagaagaagaagaaaaggagcaTTCGAGCGGTGGTTGAGGTTGAAGAAATCAAGAAGGGTTTTGCACAGAAATGTGAGCTTGAGGTTTTGAAGAAAAGTGAAGTTATAAGCTTGGAGTTGGAGATAGGGTGTAAAGATCCAAAGGAGGTTTTGGATTTGGAGCTTCGACTCGGTTGTTTCTAG
- the LOC110621947 gene encoding myosin-9, producing MVLPVIEIGSHIWVGDPEQTWLEGIVLNIKGEEAEIETNDGKTIVANLSKVYPRDAESPEDGVDDMTKLLYLHEPSVLHNLSRRYGINEIYTYTGNILIAVNPFKGLPELYDVEVMEKYKGAAIGKLSPHVFAIADIAYRAMIDEGKSNSILVSGESGAGKTETTKMLMRYLAHLGGNNASEGRSVEQQVLESNPVLEAFGNAKTVRNNNSSRFGKFVEIQFNEHGRISGAAIRTYLLERSRVCQISDPERNYHCFYLLCAAPQEEIEKYKLGNPSSFHYLNQSNCYDLVGVNDAREYLTTRRAMDTVGISKEDQEAIFRVVAAILHLGNINFAKEEEADSSALKDESSQFHLQMTAELLMCDPHSLEGAICQRIMITPEEIIKKSLNPHDAAVNRDGLAKTIYSRLFEWLVAKINVSIGQDPNSTCLIGVLDIYGFESFKTNSFEQFCINFTNEKLQQHFNQHVFKMDQQEYVKEEIDWSYIEFIDNQDILDLIEKKTGGIIALLDEACMFPKSTHETFAQKLYQTFKDHKRFIKPKLTRADFTIVHYAGEVQYQSDLFLDKNKDYVVPEHRELLSASRCSFVSGLFRSPTEENAKPSKFSAIGSRLENAKPSKFSSIGSRFKLQLQKLMDTLNSTQPHYIRCVKPNNTLEPGVFDGTSVMQQLRSGGVLEAIRIKCSGYPTHMTFSEFLQRFGMLAPEILRGDYEERVACKWIFEKMELTGHQLGKTKVFLRSGQGAELDAHRARVLRNSAAVIQRHAKARSDRKSFTLQRQASVHIQSHWRGKRARKLYKEKREDAAAVKIQRNLRRQLATRSYNGIRFSAVTLQSGLRAMAARSEFRSREQNKAATALQAYWRSHKAVSDYKKLKEASVVSQCSMSERIAEEETMNLNMEEEETDDLELSYDELREKLEELKFHLLSEKQLRIELEVEKGREIITLLQSLKNLQNQVDETNDVLLREREDAYKGSGGDVAFNPDDDDDDASNPDDDAKKETHSEVQNLKALLRAEKQRADHCEKKYVEAQELSEKRRKKLKETEKRVRQLQDSLNRMLYSMSDQFADLKMILHTSSPSASTSGTVATDVRVDVASDLSDAASTGSDISFRAPVLSAASEEVPPENSGAEEWHRDKEGAFDDYF from the exons ATG GTGTTGCCTGTGATTGAAATTGGTTCCCATATTTGGGTTGGAGATCCTGAGCAAACATGGTTAGAGGGAATTGTGCTTAACATTAAAGGGGAAGAAGCGGAGATTGAAACCAATGATGGAAAAACT ATTGTTGCAAATCTGTCAAAAGTATATCCAAGAGATGCAGAATCTCCTGAAGATGGGGTGGATGACATGACTAAGCTGTTGTATTTGCATGAGCCTTCAGTTTTGCACAACTTGTCGAGGAGATATGGAATTAATGAAATCTAT ACTTATACCGGAAACATTCTTATTGCTGTCAACCCATTCAAAGGGCTCCCAGAGTTATATGATGTTGAAGTGATGGAGAAATACAAAGGAGCAGCAATAGGAAAACTAAGCCCTCATGTTTTTGCAATAGCTGATATTGCATATAG GGCAATGATTGATGAGGGTAAAAGCAACTCAATTCTGGTTAGTGGTGAAAGTGGGGCTGGCAAAACTGAAACTACTAAGATGCTTATGCGCTACCTTGCACATTTGGGTGGTAATAATGCTTCTGAAGGACGGTCAGTTGAACAACAAGTACTTGAG TCAAATCCAGTTCTCGAAGCTTTTGGCAATGCAAAGACTGTTAGAAATAACAATTCAAG CCGTTTTGGAAAATTTGTTGAAATTCAATTTAATGAGCATGGAAGAATATCAGGGGCAGCCATCAGAACTTACCTTCTTGAGAGATCTCGAGTTTGTCAAATTTCAGATCCTGAACGCAACTATCACTGTTTTTACCTTTTATGTGCTGCACCACAAGAG GAGATTGAGAAGTACAAGCTGGGCAATCCTAGCTCGTTTCACTATCTTAATCAATCCAATTGCTATGATCTGGTTGGTGTTAATGATGCCCGTGAATATCTCACCACTAGGAGAGCTATGGATACTGTCGGAATAAGCAAGGAAGACCAG GAAGCTATTTTCAGAGTTGTGGCTGCTATTCTTCATCTTGGTAATATTAATTTTGCAAAGGAGGAAGAAGCTGATTCATCGGCTTTAAAAGATGAGTCGTCCCAATTTCATCTTCAAATGACAGCAGAGCTTCTCAT GTGTGATCCTCATTCGTTGGAAGGGGCAATATGCCAGCGTATAATGATAACCCCAGAAGAAATTATTAAGAAAAGTCTCAACCCTCACGATGCAGCAGTAAACAGGGACGGTTTAGCCAAGACAATATATTCTCGGTTGTTTGAATG GTTGGTGGCTAAAATTAATGTTTCCATTGGACAAGATCCTAACTCAACATGTTTGATCGGAGTCCTTGACATTTATGGCTTTGAAAGCTTTAAAACTAATAg TTTTGAACAGTTTTGcattaattttacaaatgaaaAGCTGCAACAACATTTCAACCAG CATGTTTTCAAGATGGATCAACAAGAGTACGTAAAAGAGGAAATTGATTGGAGCTACATAGAGTTTATTGATAATCAAGATATTCTGGACCTTATTGAGAAG AAAACAGGTGGGATCATTGCCCTGCTTGATGAGGCATG TATGTTTCCAAAATCAACTCATGAGACATTTGCACAGAAGCTTTATCAGACTTTCAAAGATCACAAGCGGTTCATTAAGCCAAAACTCACTCGTGCAGATTTTACCATTGTTCATTATGCTGGAGAG GTTCAATATCAGTCTGATCTATTTTTAGACAAAAACAAAGACTATGTTGTTCCTGAACATCGGGAATTGTTGAGTGCTTCTAGATGTTCTTTTGTATCAGGCCTCTTTCGGTCACCTACTGAGGAGAATGCCAAACCATCTAAGTTCTCTGCTATTGGCTCCCGATTGGAGAATGCCAAACCATCGAAGTTCTCTTCTATTGGCTCCCGATTTAAG CTACAACTTCAGAAATTGATGGATACACTAAATTCTACACAGCCCCACTATATTAGATGTGTTAAGCCAAATAATACTTTAGAACCTGGTGTATTTGATGGCACCAGTGTCATGCAACAACTACGTTCTGGT GGAGTTCTGGAGGCAATCAGAATAAAATGTTCTGGATACCCTACCCATATGACCTTTTCTGAGTTCCTGCAACGATTTGGAATGCTTGCACCCGAGATTTTGAGGGGGGA ctatgaagagagggTGGCATGCAAATGGATTTTTGAAAAAATGGAGCTTACAGGGCATCAG TTGGGGAAAACAAAGGTTTTCCTAAGATCTGGTCAGGGTGCTGAGTTAGATGCACATAGAGCAAGAGTACTTCGCAACTCAGCTGCAGTCATACAGAGACATGCTAAAGCTCGTTCTGATCGCAAAAGTTTCACTCTTCAGCGGCAAGCTTCTGTTCATATACAATCTCATTGGAGAG GAAAACGTGCTCGCAAATTGTACAAGGAGAAGAGAGAAGATGCAGCAGCTGTCAAAATCCAGAGGAATTTGCGTAGACAGTTGGCCACGAGATCTTATAATGGGATTAGGTTCTCTGCAGTTACCTTGCAATCAGGTTTGCGGGCGATGGCCGCTCGTAGTGAATTCAGATCAAGAGAGCAAAATAAGGCAGCAACTGCTCTCCAG GCCTATTGGCGCTCCCATAAAGCTGTTTCAGACTATAAGAAACTTAAGGAAGCATCAGTTGTTTCACAATGTAGTATGAGTGAAAGAATTGCTGAGGAAGAGACTATGAACTTAAATATG gaagaagaagaaacagaTGATCTTGAGTTAAGCTATGATGAACTTCGAGAAAAGTTGGAGGAACTCAAATTCCATTTGCTATCAGAAAAACAATTGAGG ATTGAATTGGAAGTAGAAAAAGGGCGAGAGATAATAACATTGCTGCAATCCCTGAAAAATTTACAAAACCAAGTTGATGAAACAAATGATGTGCTTCTTAGGGAACGTGAAGATGCATATAAAGGAAGTGGAGGTGATGTTGCCTTTAAtcctgatgatgatgatgatgatgcttCTAATCCTGATGATGATGCCAAGAAGGAGACTCACAGTGAAGTGCAGAACTTGAAG GCATTATTAAGGGCAGAAAAACAAAGAGCTGATCACTGTGAAAAGAAATATGTTGAAGCCCAAGAATTAAGTGAAAAAAGACgcaagaaattaaaagaaactGAAAAACGAGTTCGTCAACTTCAAGACTCTTTGAACAG GATGCTATATTCCATGTCAGACCAATTTGCAGACCTGAAAATGATCCTACACACTTCGTCCCCCTCGGCTTCAACTTCTGGAACCGTTGCCACAGATGTTCGTGTTGATGTTGCTTCTGATCTCTCGGATGCCGCATCCACCGGCTCTGATATCTCATTTCGAGCTCCAGTTTTATCTGCAGCCTCAGAGGAAGTACCTCCAGAAAATTCAG GTGCAGAGGAGTGGCATCGTGATAAAGAGGGGGCATTTGATGACTACTTCTGA
- the LOC110601349 gene encoding putative CCR4-associated factor 1 homolog 8 has product MGDIRIRKVWACNLIDELQNMDAALQHYRLVSMDMEFPGFLRNTPRRSDEFSLFADMKFNVDNLKILQLGITVFDENGIIAGTWEFNFKFLLERDVFDPNSIEFLKTNGIDFEELKTNGINMVSFPNLFAPLFNRHRNLKWITFHGLYDLAYMVKLLTQQRLPMSILGFTDIIAALFGCYMFDVKYIARFYNDLHRGELGLEKLAKILGVRRVGGAHHAGSDSLLTACVFTKMKAVYGIEESKFAGFLYGISTRIYKPVRTQVLSLPRIGNQGFSSYGRCSLLTSVNQ; this is encoded by the coding sequence ATGGGCGATATAAGGATTAGAAAAGTTTGGGCTTGTAACCTTATAGACGAGCTGCAAAACATGGATGCTGCTTTGCAACACTATCGGCTGGTTTCCATGGACATGGAGTTCCCTGGATTTCTTAGGAACACTCCTCGCCGATCTGATGAGTTCTCACTTTTCGCTGATATGAAATTCAATGTCGACAACCTCAAAATACTCCAATTGGGTATTACAGTTTTCGATGAAAATGGTATTATTGCTGGAACTTGGGAGTTTAATTTCAAGTTCCTACTGGAAAGAGACGTTTTTGATCCTAACTCCATTGAGTTTCTAAAGACGAACGGGATCGATTTTGAGGAGTTGAAGACGAACGGGATCAATATGGTATCCTTCCCTAACCTGTTTGCTCCTCTTTTCAATAGACACAGGAATTTAAAATGGATAACTTTTCATGGATTATATGACTTGGCCTACATGGTGAAGCTGCTTACTCAGCAACGATTGCCCATGTCTATTTTGGGTTTCACTGACATTATCGCCGCTCTATTTGGCTGCTATATGTTTGATGTCAAGTACATCGCACGATTCTACAATGATCTGCACAGGGGCGAGCTTGGATTGGAGAAATTGGCCAAGATTCTTGGAGTTAGACGAGTTGGAGGGGCTCATCACGCAGGATCTGATAGTTTATTAACAGCTTGTGTGTTCACAAAGATGAAAGCAGTCTACGGAATAGAGGAATCTAAATTTGCAGGGTTCTTATATGGCATCAGCACCAGAATTTACAAGCCAGTACGCACACAAGTCCTTTCACTTCCTCGAATTGGCAACCAAGGATTCTCCAGCTACGGCAGGTGCTCCCTTCTCACTTCTGTCAACCAATGA